The Gemmatimonas sp. genome window below encodes:
- a CDS encoding NAD(P)-binding domain-containing protein gives MFLLPFHVIGCSHEHNDVEAVGRLRVLPAQLPARLESLRALGIPAVLVSTCHRTELYWWGDHDPSAWFSMMLAECGVSGVQLERKRADLAVRHLFAVSAGMCSSRFGEPEILGQVRRAWSTSRELGATNALIDGVFRHAVDAARHIRAAIGTYASASLGVRVREALQDLVETQRDVSEVRAAPLPLHVLVIGAGDAARTVVSSLAHGNKTTAFVLHVTNRTDSRAALLASTYGAAHVRWDGREQAMSTADVVIFAAHSTTPLVTSVEARALLRDRAAPSIWIDLGVPSNVGNAADLPVSVQYVDLDWLAMYAGEVLGTADVAARAHLALQRELARFAGVMHRRQVGARLALLEERAVDAARAALESHALTAGTDASAEHAADAMARRVTRLLLRELTALSA, from the coding sequence GTGTTCCTTCTGCCGTTCCATGTCATCGGCTGCTCCCACGAACACAACGACGTTGAAGCCGTGGGTCGATTACGCGTGCTGCCCGCGCAGTTGCCGGCCCGGCTCGAATCCTTGCGCGCGCTGGGCATTCCGGCCGTCCTGGTCAGCACCTGTCATCGCACCGAGCTGTACTGGTGGGGCGACCATGACCCGTCGGCGTGGTTCAGCATGATGCTGGCGGAGTGCGGCGTATCCGGCGTCCAGCTCGAGCGGAAACGCGCCGACCTTGCTGTTCGCCACTTGTTCGCGGTGTCCGCGGGTATGTGCTCGTCCCGTTTCGGCGAACCGGAGATTCTGGGACAGGTGCGGCGCGCGTGGAGCACGTCGCGCGAGCTCGGCGCGACGAACGCGCTTATCGACGGCGTGTTCCGCCATGCGGTTGACGCGGCGCGCCACATTCGCGCGGCCATCGGTACGTATGCCAGTGCCTCGCTCGGCGTGCGGGTGCGCGAGGCGCTACAGGATCTCGTCGAGACCCAACGCGACGTTAGTGAAGTCCGCGCCGCGCCGCTGCCATTGCATGTGCTGGTGATCGGTGCCGGCGACGCGGCGCGCACGGTGGTGTCGTCGCTCGCCCACGGCAACAAGACGACCGCGTTCGTTCTCCACGTCACGAATCGTACAGACAGTCGTGCCGCGCTGCTGGCGAGCACGTACGGCGCTGCGCATGTACGGTGGGACGGGCGCGAGCAGGCGATGTCGACAGCCGACGTCGTGATCTTTGCGGCGCATTCCACGACGCCGCTCGTGACGTCGGTCGAGGCGCGCGCGCTCCTGCGCGATCGCGCGGCCCCGTCAATCTGGATCGACCTTGGTGTGCCGTCGAATGTTGGGAACGCGGCCGACCTGCCAGTATCGGTGCAGTACGTGGATCTCGACTGGCTGGCCATGTACGCGGGCGAAGTGCTCGGTACCGCCGATGTCGCGGCGCGGGCCCATCTCGCATTGCAGCGCGAACTCGCGCGCTTTGCCGGCGTCATGCATCGCCGCCAGGTCGGCGCGCGGCTGGCACTGCTCGAAGAGCGGGCCGTCGACGCCGCGCGCGCGGCGCTGGAATCACACGCGCTCACCGCCGGAACGGATGCGAGCGCGGAACACGCCGCCGATGCCATGGCGCGACGCGTGACCCGATTGCTGCTGCGCGAACTGACTGCGCTGTCGGCGTAG
- a CDS encoding GNAT family N-acetyltransferase encodes MTTLQPSTRGIVRLATEADHDAIHALNYRTFVEEIPQHAPNAARRQVDRFHDENVYAVYEVHGRIVGMVSGRTQRPFSLDQKLGSVDDYLPAGRTPVEIRLLAVEPEFRASRVFAQLVGFITRHFLAKGFDLGIMSGTTRQLRLYRHLGFHAFGPLIGTEQASYQPMYITAEEVLAWPEALKDGADALGAGANFLPGPVGISDVVQQAMQRGATSHRAESFHACYRDVQRRLCTLADAKQATMLLGSGTLANDVVAAQISLLDAPGVIVSNGEFGERLIDHATRMQIPHTVVRAPWGEPLDYAKVAHAMRSTSARWLWSVHGETSTGVINDLAALTAIAQDHHAKLALDIISSLGTVPLSLRDVWLASAVSGKSLCAFPGIAIVLHDGQIHSASRRIPRYLDLGLAVQEQGVPFTQSSNLLDALGTSLAEIDWPARFQRVAHDGAWLRRAMESRGWRVLAPADCASPAVHTLIPPAGVSARALGEQLRDAGWLISFESGYLRERNWLQVCLMGHYTPASLRAFPAALDRCATTTAVKPPAHAAPLGEFARARTATA; translated from the coding sequence ATGACAACGCTCCAACCGTCCACGCGCGGCATCGTCCGTCTGGCCACCGAGGCGGACCACGATGCGATTCATGCGTTGAACTATCGGACCTTCGTCGAAGAGATCCCCCAGCACGCGCCGAATGCCGCGCGGCGTCAGGTGGATCGTTTTCACGACGAGAATGTGTACGCGGTCTACGAGGTTCATGGCCGCATCGTCGGGATGGTCAGCGGCCGCACCCAGCGCCCCTTCTCACTCGACCAGAAGCTGGGCAGCGTTGACGACTACCTCCCTGCCGGTCGCACGCCGGTTGAGATCCGCTTGCTGGCCGTCGAACCCGAGTTCCGCGCCAGCCGCGTCTTCGCGCAGCTCGTGGGCTTCATCACGCGGCACTTCCTCGCCAAGGGATTCGACCTCGGCATCATGTCGGGCACCACGCGTCAGCTGCGCCTGTACCGCCATCTCGGCTTCCACGCGTTCGGCCCGCTCATCGGCACCGAACAGGCGTCGTATCAGCCGATGTACATCACCGCCGAAGAGGTGCTCGCCTGGCCTGAGGCCCTGAAGGATGGCGCTGACGCACTCGGCGCCGGCGCGAATTTTCTCCCTGGGCCGGTGGGTATCTCCGACGTCGTTCAGCAGGCCATGCAGCGCGGCGCCACGTCGCATCGTGCGGAGTCGTTTCACGCCTGCTATCGCGACGTGCAGCGCCGACTGTGCACCCTTGCCGATGCCAAGCAGGCCACCATGCTGCTGGGGTCGGGCACACTCGCCAACGATGTGGTCGCAGCGCAAATCTCTCTACTCGACGCGCCGGGGGTGATCGTGAGCAACGGCGAGTTTGGTGAGCGACTGATCGATCACGCGACACGCATGCAGATTCCGCACACCGTCGTCCGGGCGCCATGGGGTGAGCCGCTCGACTACGCGAAGGTTGCCCATGCCATGCGGTCCACCAGCGCCCGCTGGCTCTGGTCGGTACATGGTGAAACGTCGACCGGGGTTATCAATGACCTCGCAGCGCTGACCGCCATCGCTCAGGATCACCACGCGAAGCTGGCCCTCGACATAATCAGTAGCCTCGGCACCGTGCCGCTGTCATTGCGTGACGTCTGGCTGGCCAGTGCGGTGAGTGGTAAATCCCTGTGTGCGTTCCCCGGCATCGCCATCGTCTTGCACGATGGGCAGATTCATTCGGCCAGCCGCCGTATTCCGCGCTATCTCGATCTTGGCCTCGCGGTGCAAGAGCAAGGCGTGCCCTTCACGCAGTCATCGAACCTGCTCGATGCACTCGGCACATCGCTGGCCGAGATCGACTGGCCTGCGCGGTTTCAGCGCGTGGCGCATGATGGCGCGTGGTTACGGCGGGCGATGGAATCGCGCGGATGGCGCGTGCTCGCGCCGGCCGACTGCGCGTCGCCGGCCGTGCACACACTGATCCCACCGGCTGGCGTGAGCGCCCGGGCGCTCGGCGAACAGCTGCGGGATGCCGGATGGCTGATCAGCTTCGAGAGCGGCTACCTACGCGAACGCAACTGGCTGCAGGTGTGTCTCATGGGCCACTACACGCCCGCCTCGCTCCGCGCGTTCCCGGCGGCGCTCGATCGGTGCGCCACCACGACGGCCGTGAAGCCACCCGCGCACGCGGCGCCACTCGGCGAGTTCGCCCGAGCACGAACGGCGACGGCGTGA
- the lon gene encoding endopeptidase La: MGQRQTLPVLPLRGTVMFPGITAPIAAGRPGTLRAIETALKGDRLVFAVAQRDNTEEPTSDILFTTGVIARIGQIQRGLGGVQLLLQGEQRATALQYAEVDGYLQAVIVPSEEMMPLDLKNAAFEALHKEARERAAELGEKRGLPEEVVHQVLDSVDDAGKFSDLVAGYIELTVPEKQGLLETLSVEERLRRVLVHVQRQIGLLEAQEDIKSQVQEELGERQREMFLREQLKAIQKELGDDDQSKEITELREKLTKLELPKDARAEAERELGRLERAGRESMEAQVIRTYLEWIAELPWSKRSDDHLELARAGEILEEDHYGLKDVKDRVLEFLAVRQLRAQQIAAEVATTGEFPVSKIKGDTSDANPTLGSGNGNGNGNGDRQITDAKEAKARAMAKGPILLFNGPPGVGKTSIAKSIARALGREYVRVALGGARDEADIRGHRRTYVGAMPGRIIQGMKQAGSKNPVFLLDEVDKLGTSYQGDPSSALLEVLDPAQNDSFTDHYLGVPFDLSEVLFIATSNFIQNIPGPLLDRMEVVDFSGYTEREKSEIAKTYLIPRQLEESGLGQRDITFTDDAVMKVISEYTRESGVRQLERQLGAVARKVARRVAMGDTATIDDKVISSDEVRELLGRPKVHPERVAEHDEVGITTGMYYTPMGGDIMFVEASIRRGSTAPAKSDDGTEVVRVGPISLILTGQLGDVMKESARAALTYATNNAALLGIPANRVASASEAHIHVPAGAIPKDGPSAGIAIALALVSEMSNRKVRRDVSMTGEITLRGRVLPIGGVKEKVLGAHRAGIKEVIIPKANEADLEDVPDEVREQLIFHPVETMREVLAIALVDQGRAAPIEAEELIGV; the protein is encoded by the coding sequence ATGGGCCAGCGCCAAACGCTTCCCGTCCTGCCGCTTCGCGGGACGGTCATGTTCCCCGGCATCACCGCACCAATTGCGGCGGGCCGCCCCGGCACCCTGAGAGCCATCGAAACGGCGCTCAAGGGAGATCGGCTCGTCTTTGCCGTCGCCCAGCGCGACAATACCGAAGAGCCGACGTCGGACATTCTCTTCACAACGGGCGTCATTGCCCGCATCGGCCAAATCCAGCGCGGTCTGGGCGGTGTTCAGCTGCTCCTGCAAGGCGAGCAGCGCGCCACCGCGTTGCAGTACGCTGAAGTCGACGGATATCTCCAAGCGGTGATCGTCCCCTCTGAGGAGATGATGCCACTCGACCTCAAGAACGCGGCCTTCGAAGCGCTCCATAAAGAGGCGCGTGAGCGCGCCGCCGAGTTGGGCGAGAAGCGCGGATTGCCGGAGGAAGTGGTGCATCAGGTGCTCGACTCGGTCGACGATGCCGGCAAGTTCTCCGACCTCGTGGCCGGCTACATCGAACTCACGGTGCCCGAGAAGCAGGGGCTGCTCGAAACGCTGTCCGTGGAGGAGCGCCTGCGCCGCGTGCTCGTACACGTGCAGCGCCAGATCGGCTTGCTCGAAGCGCAGGAAGACATCAAGTCGCAGGTCCAGGAAGAGCTGGGCGAGCGGCAGCGAGAGATGTTCCTGCGTGAGCAGCTCAAGGCCATTCAGAAGGAGCTCGGCGACGATGACCAGTCGAAGGAAATCACCGAACTCCGCGAGAAGCTGACCAAGCTCGAGCTTCCCAAGGACGCGCGCGCGGAAGCGGAGCGTGAACTGGGTCGCCTCGAACGCGCCGGTCGCGAATCGATGGAAGCGCAGGTGATTCGCACGTATCTCGAGTGGATCGCCGAACTACCGTGGAGCAAGCGCTCGGACGATCACCTCGAGCTGGCCCGTGCCGGCGAAATTCTCGAGGAGGATCACTACGGCCTCAAGGACGTGAAGGATCGCGTGCTCGAGTTCCTGGCCGTGCGTCAACTACGCGCGCAGCAAATCGCGGCCGAAGTCGCCACCACTGGCGAATTCCCGGTATCGAAGATCAAGGGTGACACCAGCGACGCGAACCCCACACTGGGCAGTGGAAACGGGAATGGCAACGGAAATGGCGACCGTCAGATCACCGACGCGAAGGAAGCCAAGGCCCGCGCCATGGCCAAGGGACCGATCCTGCTCTTCAACGGCCCGCCGGGTGTCGGCAAGACGAGTATCGCCAAGTCGATCGCCCGCGCGCTCGGCCGTGAGTACGTGCGCGTCGCGCTCGGCGGAGCACGCGACGAAGCGGACATTCGTGGACATCGACGCACGTATGTAGGCGCCATGCCGGGTCGCATCATTCAGGGCATGAAGCAGGCCGGCAGCAAGAATCCGGTATTCCTGCTCGACGAAGTCGACAAGCTGGGCACGTCGTATCAGGGCGATCCCTCCAGCGCGCTGCTGGAAGTGCTCGACCCCGCGCAGAACGACTCGTTCACCGATCACTATCTCGGCGTCCCGTTCGATCTCAGCGAAGTGCTGTTCATCGCGACGTCGAACTTCATCCAGAACATCCCCGGTCCACTGCTGGACCGTATGGAAGTCGTGGACTTCAGCGGCTACACCGAGCGTGAGAAGTCGGAAATCGCGAAAACGTATCTCATTCCCCGTCAACTCGAGGAGTCGGGACTCGGCCAGCGCGATATCACGTTCACCGACGACGCGGTCATGAAGGTGATCAGCGAGTACACCCGCGAGAGCGGCGTGCGTCAGTTGGAACGTCAGCTGGGCGCCGTGGCGCGCAAGGTTGCACGGCGTGTGGCCATGGGTGATACGGCCACGATCGACGACAAAGTGATCAGCAGCGACGAAGTCCGTGAGCTCCTGGGGCGTCCGAAGGTGCATCCGGAACGGGTGGCCGAGCATGACGAAGTCGGCATCACGACGGGTATGTACTATACGCCGATGGGCGGCGACATCATGTTCGTGGAAGCGAGCATTCGCCGTGGGTCAACGGCTCCGGCCAAGAGCGACGACGGCACCGAGGTGGTGCGTGTGGGACCGATCTCGCTGATCCTGACCGGACAGTTGGGTGACGTGATGAAGGAGAGTGCGCGAGCCGCACTGACGTACGCCACGAACAACGCGGCACTGCTGGGCATTCCAGCCAATCGGGTGGCGTCGGCCAGCGAGGCACACATACACGTGCCGGCCGGGGCGATTCCGAAGGACGGCCCGAGTGCGGGTATCGCGATCGCGCTGGCGCTCGTCAGCGAGATGTCGAACCGCAAGGTGCGACGCGATGTCTCGATGACGGGTGAGATCACCCTGCGCGGCCGCGTGCTACCGATCGGCGGCGTGAAGGAGAAGGTGCTCGGTGCGCACCGTGCCGGCATCAAGGAAGTCATCATCCCGAAGGCCAATGAAGCGGACCTCGAGGACGTGCCGGACGAAGTGCGCGAGCAGCTGATTTTCCATCCGGTGGAGACCATGCGTGAAGTGCTGGCGATTGCCCTGGTGGATCAGGGGCGCGCGGCGCCGATTGAGGCGGAAGAGCTGATTGGGGTGTGA